Genomic segment of Myxococcus stipitatus:
AACGAACTCAGCGAAGCGGCCAGCCGAGCATCTCCTGCGCATCGTCGGCACGCCGCCGGGCCGACTGGTCGCGTTCGTGACGCGCTTCGTCTTCGGGTTCATCTCCTGGCTGTCCCCCGCGTCGCGTGACGCCCTCGCGCGCTTCGTGGGCAACCTGGCGTACACGCTGGGCATCCGGCGCCGCGTGGTGATGGACAACCTGGAGAAGGGGCTTCCGGAAAAGACAGACGCGGAGCGTCGAGCGATTGCGCGCGGCGCCTACATCAACATGTCGCGGGTGGTGCTGGAGTCGCTGCCCTCCGGAGAGCGGCTGCCGCCGGACTGGGCGGACCAGGGCGTGGTGGGCGAGGAGGCATGGGAGGCGCTGAAGGCCCGGGTGGCCACCGGCAAGGGCGCGCTCATCGTGACGGCGCACTTCGGCAACTGGGAGCTGCTGGGGGACATGTTGATCCGCTGGGGCGTCACCATCGACGCGCTGGTGCGTCCGCTGAAGGGCGCGCTCAACACGCGCATCGCGGAGAACCGGGTGCGCGTGGGCGCGGGGCTCATCTATCCGCGCGGCGCCATCATGGAAATCTCCTCCGCCGTGGAGCGGGGAGAGTCACCCTACATGCTGCTGGACCAGGCGCTGCCGGCGAAGGCGGCGGTGTTCGTGCCGTTCTTCGGAAGGCTCGCGTCCACCACGCCCGCGTGCGCGGTGGCGGCGCAGCGCACGGAGGCGCCCGTGTTCGTGGTGATGGGCGTGCGCAACGGGAAGCCGGGCGCGCGCTTCCGGCTGGAGGTGGAGG
This window contains:
- a CDS encoding lysophospholipid acyltransferase family protein, which produces MWSAAVSSPAPISDQAIPRTNSAKRPAEHLLRIVGTPPGRLVAFVTRFVFGFISWLSPASRDALARFVGNLAYTLGIRRRVVMDNLEKGLPEKTDAERRAIARGAYINMSRVVLESLPSGERLPPDWADQGVVGEEAWEALKARVATGKGALIVTAHFGNWELLGDMLIRWGVTIDALVRPLKGALNTRIAENRVRVGAGLIYPRGAIMEISSAVERGESPYMLLDQALPAKAAVFVPFFGRLASTTPACAVAAQRTEAPVFVVMGVRNGKPGARFRLEVEGPILPPAPGECEDPITEHTARITAALERCIRKYPDQWMWLHRRWKVQPESTSRVASALPEGTDAKR